In one Candidatus Dechloromonas phosphoritropha genomic region, the following are encoded:
- the tnpB gene encoding IS66 family insertion sequence element accessory protein TnpB yields the protein MFFPEGQIRVQVYGQPVDLRKSFDGLYAITRHVLGQDPLSGQLFVFFNRRGTQVKVLYWDRSGFCLWAKRLEEGRFVANWDKVRTCEIDWTGLKLLLEGIEPGRRKKRYHASGAPIKTLQNSGLC from the coding sequence ATGTTTTTCCCTGAAGGCCAAATCCGCGTCCAAGTCTATGGCCAGCCGGTCGACCTGCGCAAATCCTTCGACGGTCTGTACGCGATCACCCGTCATGTCCTCGGTCAGGACCCGCTGAGCGGCCAGCTCTTCGTCTTCTTCAATCGCCGTGGCACTCAGGTGAAGGTGCTCTACTGGGATCGCAGCGGCTTCTGCCTGTGGGCCAAGCGTCTCGAAGAAGGCCGTTTCGTCGCCAACTGGGATAAAGTGCGCACGTGCGAAATCGACTGGACCGGTCTGAAACTGCTCCTCGAAGGGATCGAGCCGGGACGCCGGAAGAAGCGTTATCACGCCTCTGGAGCGCCCATAAAAACACTTCAAAACAGCGGCTTGTGTTAA
- a CDS encoding IS4 family transposase, whose product MHGANFLAAARREPRFFTRNRELPFTNLIAFLLTGIRGAVQAELDSCFALLAGRTRLCRAITASAFSKARSHLVANLFEPLNTELLRLVDEVVPQQPDWQGLRVLAADASKVRLTLLDLEGRRHIREAAIFGLFRPGIELFDSLILHSSLVGERQMLFERLDRLGAQDMLVLDRGYPGAWLVAALLHRGIPFCIRCDSSASFSAITQFMRSGEDEAQVTLPPPHRQDAIDYECPRLPSMVRLIRQVTPTGKVRVLMTSLLDTARYPATSFSALYHSRWRIEEAFKRIKHRLNLEHTSGLTWLAACQDVGAKMVCDNLNALATYLAAEERLPSDSPWRVNRTMAFNTVRRILPRVLAGVQQITTRVTKEIFSEIVKNLQKFIPDRARPRPNQRKPHLSFAYKPAV is encoded by the coding sequence ATTCATGGCGCCAATTTCCTTGCCGCCGCCCGCCGCGAGCCTCGGTTTTTCACCCGAAACCGTGAATTGCCATTCACGAATCTGATCGCTTTCCTGCTCACCGGCATTCGCGGCGCAGTTCAGGCGGAGCTTGATTCCTGCTTTGCCCTGCTTGCCGGAAGAACCCGCCTTTGTCGGGCGATCACGGCCAGTGCCTTCTCAAAGGCGCGCAGCCATCTGGTCGCCAATCTCTTTGAGCCGCTCAATACAGAATTGCTGCGCCTGGTCGATGAGGTCGTTCCGCAGCAGCCGGACTGGCAAGGCTTGCGGGTCTTGGCGGCGGATGCATCGAAGGTACGTCTGACCTTGCTTGACCTGGAAGGGCGCCGCCATATTCGAGAAGCGGCCATCTTCGGTTTGTTTCGGCCAGGGATCGAATTGTTCGACTCGCTGATTTTGCACAGTTCGCTGGTCGGCGAACGTCAGATGTTGTTTGAGCGGCTTGACCGACTCGGTGCTCAGGACATGCTGGTGCTTGATCGCGGGTATCCGGGTGCCTGGTTGGTCGCGGCGCTGTTGCATCGAGGTATCCCCTTTTGCATACGCTGTGATTCGTCCGCTTCCTTTTCTGCCATCACCCAGTTCATGCGATCCGGAGAAGATGAGGCGCAGGTGACATTGCCGCCACCGCATCGTCAGGATGCCATTGATTACGAGTGTCCGCGTCTGCCTTCTATGGTTCGCCTGATTCGTCAGGTGACGCCGACTGGCAAGGTACGGGTCTTGATGACCTCCTTGCTTGATACCGCGCGGTATCCGGCCACAAGCTTCTCAGCCCTTTATCACAGCCGTTGGCGTATCGAGGAGGCGTTCAAGCGCATCAAACACCGGCTCAATCTGGAGCACACGTCCGGCCTGACTTGGCTGGCCGCCTGCCAGGATGTTGGGGCCAAGATGGTGTGTGACAATCTCAATGCCCTGGCCACCTACCTGGCTGCGGAAGAGCGGCTGCCCAGCGATTCGCCATGGCGAGTGAATCGGACGATGGCCTTCAATACCGTACGTCGTATCTTGCCCCGAGTCTTGGCGGGTGTGCAGCAAATCACCACCCGAGTTACCAAGGAAATCTTCTCGGAAATCGTCAAAAACCTTCAGAAATTTATCCCTGATCGTGCTCGACCTCGGCCAAACCAGCGAAAGCCTCACCTGTCCTTTGCTTACAAACCCGCCGTATGA
- a CDS encoding IS66 family insertion sequence element accessory protein TnpB, whose translation MAKAGEGSRVRRSASEWEALLSRFPGSGLNVATFCKREEISDTSFHRWRTRLGIALDSQDKASGQPATFVDVGPLSTTTATPARFHLTLDLGGGLILQLERR comes from the coding sequence ATGGCCAAGGCAGGGGAAGGGTCGCGGGTGCGGCGTAGCGCGAGCGAATGGGAGGCGTTGCTGTCGCGATTTCCGGGCAGCGGTTTGAACGTTGCGACCTTCTGCAAACGCGAAGAGATCAGCGATACCAGCTTCCATCGCTGGCGCACACGTCTGGGCATCGCCCTCGACAGTCAGGACAAGGCCAGCGGCCAGCCGGCCACCTTCGTCGACGTCGGCCCTCTGAGCACAACCACGGCGACGCCCGCTCGTTTCCACCTCACCCTCGACCTCGGCGGCGGCCTGATCCTGCAGCTGGAGCGCCGCTGA
- a CDS encoding DDE-type integrase/transposase/recombinase, translated as MIGLEDRQALAQDIHTAHVAGARLRLACEVAGIELRTLQRWKAIEGGICADRRPLSMRPTPRHALSEAERTQVLAVANEPRFAAVPPARMVPMLADEGIYLASESTFSRVLREHGQTTLRGRAKAPRQQRVPTTHIATTPRQVWCWDMTYLPGKVKGHWFHLYLILDLYSRKIVGWEVHGSDHADHAAHLVRRTALAEGIAALATKPVL; from the coding sequence ATGATCGGCCTTGAAGATCGCCAAGCCTTGGCCCAAGACATCCATACCGCCCATGTCGCCGGTGCTCGGCTCAGGCTTGCCTGCGAGGTAGCCGGCATCGAGTTACGCACCTTGCAACGCTGGAAAGCCATTGAGGGCGGCATCTGCGCAGATCGCCGGCCCTTGTCCATGCGCCCGACGCCCAGGCACGCGCTCAGTGAGGCCGAACGCACGCAGGTGCTTGCCGTGGCCAACGAGCCACGCTTTGCGGCCGTGCCGCCAGCGCGCATGGTGCCGATGCTGGCTGATGAAGGGATTTACCTGGCCAGCGAATCCACCTTCAGCCGAGTGCTGCGTGAGCACGGTCAAACCACCCTCCGAGGACGGGCCAAGGCGCCCAGGCAACAGCGAGTGCCGACCACGCACATTGCCACCACGCCGCGCCAGGTGTGGTGCTGGGACATGACTTATCTGCCAGGCAAGGTTAAGGGGCACTGGTTTCACCTTTATCTCATCCTCGACCTGTATAGCCGCAAGATTGTCGGCTGGGAGGTGCACGGCAGCGATCACGCCGACCATGCCGCGCATCTGGTGCGCCGTACGGCGCTCGCCGAGGGGATTGCCGCACTCGCGACCAAGCCTGTTCTGTAA
- a CDS encoding type II toxin-antitoxin system RelE/ParE family toxin encodes MTVKPYRIEWRPMAREDLRAIVRYIGKDNPTRAKSFGQELRDKTKPLAQHPELGRHGRPGLPEWLRELVVHPNYIVFYRVLAEARTVEILRVKHAAQQTP; translated from the coding sequence ATGACGGTCAAGCCTTACCGCATTGAATGGCGGCCTATGGCACGCGAGGACTTGCGCGCCATCGTGCGCTACATCGGCAAAGACAACCCGACGCGGGCCAAGAGCTTCGGCCAGGAGCTTCGCGACAAGACCAAACCGCTTGCACAGCATCCAGAGCTTGGCCGGCATGGCCGGCCGGGCTTGCCCGAGTGGCTTCGCGAATTGGTCGTGCATCCGAACTACATCGTTTTTTATCGAGTGCTGGCCGAGGCCCGCACCGTCGAGATTTTGAGAGTGAAGCACGCGGCACAACAAACGCCGTGA
- a CDS encoding transposase, whose product MDSARYQTVYNLEQAAALCPQEVLDLCQTLSAEITALKQQIDWFKRQIFGQKSERRIDVTPSGQLSLGEFPTPPPGSESPGRPVAAHTRQPTSKRPSDESVPFFDENRVPVEVVELTAPEVEGLSPEDYEVISHKDSYRLAQRPGSYVVIKYRRPVIKLKSNQTLVCANAPAGVIEGSRADVSFVAGLLIDKFAYHLPLYRQHQRLADAGITVSRPWLTQIGQQGITLLEPIYEAQFASIRSSRVKAMDGRRSRPDRAHPAS is encoded by the coding sequence ATGGATTCAGCACGTTACCAGACGGTTTACAACCTCGAACAAGCCGCGGCATTGTGCCCGCAAGAGGTGCTGGATCTGTGCCAGACGCTGTCTGCTGAAATCACCGCACTGAAGCAACAAATCGACTGGTTCAAGCGCCAGATCTTCGGCCAGAAAAGCGAACGACGCATCGACGTCACGCCGAGCGGCCAACTGAGTCTCGGCGAGTTCCCGACGCCCCCACCAGGTTCTGAGTCACCAGGTCGCCCCGTCGCCGCGCATACCCGTCAGCCGACCAGCAAGCGTCCCAGTGACGAAAGCGTGCCCTTCTTCGACGAGAACCGCGTCCCAGTCGAAGTCGTCGAGCTCACCGCGCCGGAAGTCGAAGGCCTCTCTCCCGAGGACTACGAGGTCATCAGCCACAAGGACAGCTATCGCCTGGCGCAACGGCCGGGTAGCTACGTGGTGATCAAGTATCGCCGGCCGGTAATCAAGCTCAAGAGTAACCAGACACTGGTCTGCGCCAACGCGCCGGCCGGTGTCATTGAGGGCAGCCGGGCCGACGTCAGCTTCGTCGCCGGACTGCTGATTGACAAATTTGCCTACCACCTGCCACTGTATCGCCAGCATCAACGCCTGGCCGATGCGGGAATCACCGTCAGCCGGCCGTGGCTGACGCAGATCGGGCAACAGGGCATCACTCTGCTCGAACCGATCTACGAGGCGCAGTTTGCCTCGATCCGCAGCTCGCGCGTCAAGGCGATGGACGGACGCCGATCAAGGCCGGACAGGGCGCACCCGGCAAGCTGA
- a CDS encoding IS66 family insertion sequence element accessory protein TnpB, giving the protein MAKAGEGSRVRRSASEWEALLSRFPGSGLNVATFCKREGISDTSFHRWRTRLGIALDSQDKASGQPATFVVTGNYAASSAPTSATRTKASAAGSERTVLSRPVA; this is encoded by the coding sequence ATGGCCAAGGCAGGGGAAGGGTCGCGGGTGCGGCGTAGCGCGAGCGAATGGGAGGCGTTGCTGTCGCGATTTCCGGGCAGCGGTTTGAACGTTGCGACCTTCTGCAAACGCGAAGGGATCAGCGATACCAGCTTCCATCGCTGGCGCACACGTCTGGGCATCGCCCTCGACAGTCAGGACAAGGCCAGCGGCCAGCCGGCCACCTTCGTCGTAACCGGCAACTACGCGGCGTCGAGCGCCCCTACTTCGGCAACGCGTACAAAGGCGAGCGCAGCGGGTTCTGAGCGAACAGTTCTTTCCAGACCCGTGGCGTGA
- the tnpB gene encoding IS66 family insertion sequence element accessory protein TnpB, with translation MFFPEGQIRVQVYGQPVDLRKSFDGLYAITRHVLGQDPLSGQLFVFFNRRGTQVKVLYWDRSGFCLWAKRLEEGRFVANWDKVRTCEIDWTGLKLLLEGIEPGRRKKRYHASGAPIKTLQNSGLC, from the coding sequence ATGTTTTTCCCTGAAGGCCAAATCCGCGTCCAAGTCTATGGCCAGCCGGTCGACCTGCGCAAATCCTTCGACGGTCTGTACGCGATCACCCGTCATGTCCTCGGTCAGGACCCGCTGAGCGGCCAGCTCTTCGTCTTCTTCAATCGCCGTGGCACTCAGGTGAAGGTGCTCTACTGGGATCGCAGCGGCTTCTGCCTGTGGGCCAAGCGTCTCGAAGAAGGCCGTTTCGTCGCCAACTGGGATAAAGTGCGCACGTGCGAAATCGACTGGACCGGTCTGAAACTGCTCCTCGAAGGGATCGAGCCGGGACGCCGGAAGAAGCGTTATCACGCCTCTGGAGCGCCCATAAAAACGCTTCAAAACAGCGGCTTGTGTTAA
- a CDS encoding transposase has product MEMARYSEKFKGRAVARLLAPENAAIDVVAREVGIGSGTLERWRDDAQSMPARGRAWTVAARLEAVIVTAALDETSKSAWCREHGVYPDELIKWWASATTALAEPEEVRASPQATRQDRKRIKELERELLRKDRALAETAALLVLSKKVAAIFNKGDAE; this is encoded by the coding sequence ATGGAAATGGCAAGGTATTCAGAGAAGTTCAAAGGTAGAGCGGTAGCACGATTGTTGGCGCCGGAAAATGCAGCAATAGATGTGGTGGCCCGTGAAGTAGGCATTGGTTCGGGAACCCTTGAGCGTTGGCGAGATGACGCGCAGTCCATGCCCGCCCGAGGGCGGGCATGGACTGTGGCGGCGCGCCTGGAGGCGGTGATCGTCACTGCGGCGCTGGACGAAACCAGCAAAAGCGCGTGGTGTCGAGAGCACGGCGTTTATCCGGACGAGCTGATCAAATGGTGGGCCAGCGCCACGACAGCGTTGGCCGAACCGGAAGAAGTCAGAGCCAGCCCGCAAGCAACCCGACAAGACCGCAAACGCATCAAGGAACTCGAACGCGAATTGCTACGCAAGGACCGGGCACTCGCTGAAACCGCTGCCCTGCTAGTTCTCTCAAAAAAAGTCGCGGCGATCTTCAACAAAGGCGATGCCGAATGA
- the hpnD gene encoding presqualene diphosphate synthase HpnD codes for MNPDHYCQEKSAASGSSFYYSFLFLPAERRRAIMALYAFCREVDDVVDECNDISIASTKLAWWRQEIERVANGQPTHPVGLALQAASVQFNLPKEQLLEIVDGMEMDLQQTRYLDFKGLSLYCYRVASVVGLLATEIFGAKDRQTQKYAHDLGMAFQLTNIIRDIGEDARRGRIYIPMDELKQFNVPAADILNAKYSDNFTALMQFQAERTEKYYAQAFAQLPAVDRKSQRPGLIMAAIYRTLLDEIRRENFQVLHQRIALTPVRKIWIAWKTWIFA; via the coding sequence ATGAATCCCGACCATTACTGCCAGGAGAAGTCCGCCGCCAGCGGCTCCTCGTTCTATTACAGCTTTCTGTTCCTGCCCGCCGAGCGCCGACGCGCCATCATGGCGCTCTACGCCTTCTGCCGCGAAGTCGATGACGTCGTCGACGAATGCAACGACATTTCCATCGCCTCGACCAAGCTGGCCTGGTGGCGCCAGGAAATCGAACGCGTGGCCAATGGCCAGCCGACCCATCCAGTCGGGCTGGCGCTGCAAGCGGCCAGTGTGCAGTTCAACTTGCCCAAGGAGCAACTGCTGGAGATCGTCGATGGCATGGAGATGGATCTCCAGCAGACGCGCTATCTCGATTTCAAGGGGCTGTCGCTCTACTGCTACCGCGTCGCCAGCGTCGTCGGCCTGCTCGCCACCGAGATCTTCGGCGCCAAGGACCGCCAGACGCAGAAATACGCCCACGACCTCGGCATGGCCTTCCAGCTCACCAACATCATCCGCGACATCGGCGAGGATGCCCGGCGCGGTCGCATCTACATCCCGATGGACGAGTTGAAACAGTTCAACGTGCCGGCCGCTGACATCCTGAATGCAAAATATTCGGACAACTTCACCGCCTTGATGCAATTCCAGGCCGAACGCACCGAAAAGTACTATGCACAGGCTTTTGCCCAGTTACCGGCCGTCGACCGCAAAAGCCAGCGCCCTGGCCTGATCATGGCGGCGATCTATCGCACCCTGCTCGACGAGATCAGGCGCGAAAATTTCCAGGTCCTGCACCAGCGCATCGCACTGACGCCGGTCCGCAAGATCTGGATCGCCTGGAAGACCTGGATCTTCGCATGA
- a CDS encoding IS5 family transposase has translation MGGVRMMVRLWLRDDQFERIASLLPGKASDPGCTAADNRQFVEAVLWIARTGSPWRDLPCPFGPWNSVYQRFARWSRRGVWHRIFTQLAQDADFEEVFIDSTIVRAHQHAAGAPKKTVARRLGDHGAD, from the coding sequence TTGGGTGGCGTCAGGATGATGGTACGTTTGTGGTTGCGTGATGATCAGTTTGAGCGGATAGCGTCCCTGTTGCCGGGTAAAGCCAGCGACCCGGGGTGCACGGCGGCCGATAATCGACAGTTCGTTGAAGCGGTTTTGTGGATTGCTCGCACGGGTAGTCCGTGGCGTGACCTGCCATGCCCATTCGGGCCGTGGAATAGTGTCTATCAACGATTTGCTCGCTGGTCGCGGCGTGGTGTCTGGCATCGCATCTTCACCCAGTTGGCGCAGGACGCAGATTTCGAAGAGGTGTTCATCGACAGCACCATCGTTCGCGCCCATCAACATGCCGCCGGTGCACCAAAAAAAACGGTGGCCAGGCGCTTGGGCGATCACGGGGCGGACTGA
- a CDS encoding IS66 family insertion sequence element accessory protein TnpB yields the protein MAKAGEGSRVRRSASEWEALLSRFPGSGLNVATFCKREGISDTSFHRWRTRLGIALDSQDKASGQPATFVDVGPLSTTTATPARFHLTLDLGGGLILQLERR from the coding sequence ATGGCCAAGGCAGGGGAAGGGTCGCGGGTGCGGCGTAGCGCGAGCGAATGGGAGGCGTTGCTGTCGCGATTTCCGGGCAGCGGTTTGAACGTTGCGACCTTCTGCAAACGCGAAGGGATCAGCGATACCAGCTTCCATCGCTGGCGCACACGTCTGGGCATCGCCCTCGACAGTCAGGACAAGGCCAGCGGCCAGCCGGCCACCTTCGTCGACGTCGGCCCTCTGAGCACAACCACGGCGACGCCCGCTCGTTTCCACCTCACCCTCGACCTCGGCGGCGGCCTGATCCTGCAGCTGGAGCGCCGCTGA
- a CDS encoding tyrosine-type recombinase/integrase: protein MAASLIQAASGTFGLPALFSPTPEAGKRTLEFFTANIRNPNTRRAYARAAVEFSAWCEEVGLRELRTIEPVHVATYIETLQTRLSAPSVKLHLAGLRMLFDWLVIGQVIAANPASSVRAPKHSVKKGKAPVLGTDEARALLDGIDTNKAVGLRDRALIALMVYTFARVGAAVGMKVQDVYVQGRRTWVRLHEKGGKQHEMPCHHNLDEYLHAYIEGGQIGSEGRGVLFRTAIGRTGQLTERAMSQADVYRMIRRHAKAIALRTEIGCHSFRATGITEYLRNGGKLEVAQQMANHESARTTGLYDRRNDQISLDEVERIAI, encoded by the coding sequence ATGGCCGCATCGCTAATACAAGCAGCGTCCGGAACATTTGGTTTGCCGGCGCTGTTTTCGCCGACACCGGAGGCGGGCAAGCGCACTCTCGAATTCTTCACCGCCAACATTCGCAACCCGAACACGCGCCGGGCCTATGCGCGCGCTGCCGTCGAATTCTCGGCCTGGTGCGAAGAGGTCGGCTTGCGCGAGCTGCGCACCATCGAGCCGGTCCATGTGGCCACCTACATCGAGACACTACAAACGCGCCTCTCGGCACCCTCGGTCAAGCTGCACCTGGCAGGCCTGCGGATGCTCTTCGACTGGCTGGTGATCGGCCAGGTCATCGCGGCGAACCCGGCGAGCTCGGTACGCGCCCCGAAACACTCGGTCAAGAAAGGCAAGGCCCCGGTGCTCGGCACCGACGAAGCGCGAGCGCTTCTTGATGGAATCGACACCAACAAGGCGGTCGGGCTGCGCGATCGCGCGCTGATCGCTCTCATGGTGTACACCTTCGCGCGCGTTGGCGCGGCTGTGGGCATGAAGGTTCAGGATGTCTACGTGCAAGGCCGGCGGACCTGGGTGCGCCTGCACGAGAAGGGCGGCAAGCAACACGAAATGCCCTGCCATCACAATCTCGATGAGTACCTGCACGCCTACATCGAAGGTGGGCAGATCGGCAGTGAGGGCAGGGGGGTTCTGTTCCGGACGGCCATCGGACGAACGGGGCAACTCACCGAGCGCGCAATGAGTCAGGCGGATGTGTACCGGATGATCCGGCGGCACGCCAAGGCCATTGCCCTACGGACGGAAATCGGCTGCCACAGCTTTCGGGCGACAGGCATCACCGAGTACCTGCGCAACGGCGGCAAGCTGGAGGTCGCACAGCAGATGGCCAACCATGAAAGCGCAAGGACTACCGGCCTTTACGACCGTCGAAACGACCAGATCAGCCTCGATGAGGTTGAACGGATCGCTATTTGA
- a CDS encoding transposase, whose product MYGEGDEICFPFFASREFKHVEAALGLTAAEGAVLLSDGYQAYSHYAAQIGITHAQCWAHTRRKFFDAQDAEPEAAAQALALIGDLYQVEERIREQKLTGARKRDYRLEHAKPIVERFFAWVGERFAAQGLLPRNPLTRVLAYARDRRWGLEVFLADPDVPIDTNHLERALRVIPMGRRSVTGNSAAFFPAPIVLSTMSSSNHETRRRPGWPRQGKGRGCGVARANGRRCCRDFRAAV is encoded by the coding sequence GTGTATGGCGAAGGCGACGAAATCTGTTTCCCCTTCTTCGCCAGTCGCGAGTTCAAGCACGTCGAGGCGGCCCTCGGACTGACCGCCGCCGAAGGCGCGGTGCTGTTGTCGGACGGCTATCAGGCCTACAGTCATTACGCGGCGCAGATCGGGATCACGCACGCCCAATGCTGGGCGCACACGCGTCGTAAGTTCTTTGACGCGCAAGACGCGGAACCAGAAGCGGCAGCGCAGGCACTCGCGCTCATTGGGGACCTGTATCAGGTCGAAGAGCGCATCCGCGAGCAAAAGCTCACCGGTGCAAGGAAGCGCGACTATCGTCTGGAGCATGCCAAACCGATCGTCGAGCGTTTCTTCGCCTGGGTTGGCGAACGCTTCGCGGCGCAGGGGCTGTTACCGCGCAATCCGCTGACCAGGGTGCTGGCCTACGCGCGCGATCGACGATGGGGACTGGAGGTCTTCCTCGCCGACCCGGACGTGCCGATCGACACCAATCACCTCGAACGCGCCCTGCGGGTGATTCCCATGGGGCGCCGCTCCGTAACCGGTAACTCTGCGGCGTTCTTTCCAGCGCCGATCGTGCTGTCGACAATGTCCTCCTCGAATCACGAAACGCGGAGGAGGCCAGGATGGCCAAGGCAGGGGAAGGGTCGCGGGTGCGGCGTAGCGCGAGCGAATGGGAGGCGTTGCTGTCGCGATTTCCGGGCAGCGGTTTGA
- a CDS encoding IS4 family transposase, protein MHGANFLAAARREPRFFTRNRELPFTNLIAFLLTGIRGAVQAELDSCFALLAGRTRLCRAITASAFSKARSHLVANLFEPLNTELLRLVDEVVPQQPDWQGLRVLAADASKVRLTLLDLEGRRHIREAAIFGLFRPGIELFDSLILHSSLVGERQMLFERLDRLGAQDMLVLDRGYPGAWLVAALLHRGIPFCIRCDSSASFSAITQFMRSGEDEAQVTLPPPHRQDAIDYECPRLPSMVRLIRQVTPTGKVRVLMTSLLDTARYPATSFSALYHSRWRIEEAFKRIKHRLNLEHTSGLTWLAACQDVGAKMVCDNLNALATYLAAEERLPSDSPWRVNRTMAFNTVRRILPRVLAGVQQITTRVTKEIFSEIVKNLQKFIPDRARPRPNQRKPHLSFAYKPAV, encoded by the coding sequence ATTCATGGCGCCAATTTCCTTGCCGCCGCCCGCCGCGAGCCTCGGTTTTTCACCCGAAACCGTGAATTGCCATTCACGAATCTGATCGCTTTCCTGCTCACCGGCATTCGCGGCGCAGTTCAGGCGGAGCTTGATTCCTGCTTTGCCCTGCTTGCCGGAAGAACCCGCCTTTGTCGGGCGATCACGGCCAGTGCCTTCTCAAAGGCGCGCAGCCATCTGGTCGCCAATCTCTTTGAGCCGCTCAATACAGAATTGCTGCGCCTGGTCGATGAGGTCGTTCCGCAGCAGCCGGACTGGCAAGGCTTGCGGGTCTTGGCGGCGGATGCATCGAAGGTACGTCTGACCTTGCTTGACCTGGAAGGGCGCCGCCATATTCGAGAAGCGGCCATCTTCGGTTTGTTTCGGCCAGGGATCGAATTGTTCGACTCGCTGATTTTGCACAGTTCGCTGGTCGGCGAACGTCAGATGTTGTTTGAGCGGCTTGACCGACTCGGTGCTCAGGACATGCTGGTGCTTGATCGCGGGTATCCGGGTGCCTGGTTGGTCGCGGCGCTGTTGCATCGAGGTATCCCCTTTTGCATACGTTGTGATTCGTCCGCTTCCTTTTCTGCCATCACCCAGTTCATGCGATCCGGAGAAGATGAGGCGCAGGTGACATTGCCGCCACCGCATCGTCAGGATGCCATTGATTACGAGTGTCCGCGTCTGCCTTCTATGGTTCGCCTGATTCGTCAGGTGACGCCGACTGGCAAGGTACGGGTCTTGATGACCTCCTTGCTTGATACCGCGCGGTATCCGGCCACAAGCTTCTCAGCCCTTTATCACAGCCGTTGGCGTATCGAGGAGGCGTTCAAGCGCATCAAACACCGGCTCAATCTGGAGCACACGTCCGGCCTGACTTGGCTGGCCGCCTGCCAGGATGTTGGGGCCAAGATGGTGTGTGACAATCTCAATGCCCTGGCCACCTACCTGGCTGCGGAAGAGCGGCTGCCCAGCGATTCGCCATGGCGAGTGAATCGGACGATGGCCTTCAATACCGTACGTCGTATCTTGCCCCGAGTCTTGGCGGGTGTGCAGCAAATCACCACCCGAGTTACCAAGGAAATCTTCTCGGAAATCGTCAAAAACCTTCAGAAATTTATCCCTGATCGTGCTCGACCTCGGCCAAACCAGCGAAAGCCTCACCTGTCCTTTGCTTACAAACCCGCCGTATGA
- the hpnC gene encoding squalene synthase HpnC: MPVDHYENFPVASFLVPRHLRRPIEAIYRFARSADDIADEGDAMPEERLAGLAAYQAELDRIAAGMPPQTPLFVVLADEIHQHKLPIPLFRHLLDAFAQDVVKKRYADFPELLDYCRHSANPVGRLVLHLFGRTEPQHLEQSDCICTALQLINFWQDVAVDWEKQRIYIPQSDLQRFRVSETDIAAGRWSANWAALMDFQIDRARDLMLRGAPLVHALPGRLGWEIRLTIQGGLRILERLRRVRGNVFQRRPRLGKRDWLVVAGRSLTM, translated from the coding sequence ATGCCCGTCGATCACTACGAAAACTTCCCCGTTGCCTCCTTCCTCGTTCCCCGGCACCTGCGCCGGCCGATCGAGGCCATCTACCGCTTTGCGCGCAGCGCCGACGACATTGCCGACGAAGGCGATGCGATGCCCGAAGAACGATTGGCCGGCCTCGCCGCCTATCAGGCTGAGCTGGATCGCATCGCCGCCGGCATGCCGCCGCAAACACCGCTCTTCGTCGTTCTGGCCGATGAAATTCACCAGCACAAATTGCCGATCCCGCTTTTCCGCCACCTGCTCGACGCCTTCGCGCAGGATGTCGTCAAGAAACGCTACGCCGACTTCCCGGAACTACTCGACTATTGTCGGCACTCGGCCAACCCGGTCGGGCGGCTGGTCCTGCACCTGTTCGGCCGGACGGAACCACAGCATCTCGAACAATCCGACTGCATCTGCACGGCGCTGCAATTGATCAACTTCTGGCAGGATGTCGCGGTCGACTGGGAAAAACAGCGCATTTATATCCCGCAGAGCGATCTGCAGCGCTTCCGGGTCAGCGAAACCGATATCGCCGCCGGGCGCTGGTCGGCCAACTGGGCAGCACTGATGGATTTCCAGATCGACCGGGCGCGTGACCTGATGCTGCGCGGCGCGCCGCTCGTCCATGCTCTGCCCGGCCGCCTCGGCTGGGAAATCCGCCTGACCATCCAGGGCGGATTGCGCATTCTGGAGCGCCTGCGCCGCGTGCGCGGCAATGTCTTCCAGCGCCGCCCCAGGCTCGGCAAACGTGACTGGCTGGTTGTAGCCGGGCGTTCCCTTACAATGTGA